A window of the Loxodonta africana isolate mLoxAfr1 chromosome 3, mLoxAfr1.hap2, whole genome shotgun sequence genome harbors these coding sequences:
- the LOC135230814 gene encoding high affinity nerve growth factor receptor-like, which produces MLPIRWMPPESILYRKFTTESDVWSFGVVLWEIFTYGKQPWYQLSNTEAIECITQGRELERPRACPLEVYAIMRGCWQREPQQRHSIKDVHARLQALAQAPPVYLDVLG; this is translated from the exons ATGCTGCCCATCCGCTGGATGCCGCCCGAGAGCATCCTCTACCGCAAGTTCACTACCGAGAGCGACGTGTGGAGCTTCGGCGTGGTGCTCTGGGAGATCTTCACCTATGGCAAGCAGCCCTGGTACCAGCTCTCCAACACCGAG GCGATTGAGTGCATCACGCAGGGCCGTGAGCTGGAGCGGCCACGTGCCTGCCCACTTGAGGTCTACGCCATTATGCGGGGCTGCTGGCAGCGGGAGCCCCAGCAACGCCACAGCATCAAGGACGTGCACGCCCGGCTGCAAGCCCTGGCCCAGGCGCCTCCCGTCTACCTGGATGTCCTGGGCTAG
- the NTRK1 gene encoding high affinity nerve growth factor receptor, protein MSLHFMTLGGSSLSPTEGKGSGLQGHIIENPQYFSDACVHHIKRRDIVLKWELGEGAFGKVFLAECHNLLPEQDKMLVAVKALKEVSESARQDFQREAELLTVLQHQHIVRFFGVCTEGRPLLMVFEYMRHGDLNRFLRSHGPDAKLLAGREDVAPGPLGLGQLLAVASQVAAGMVYLAGLHFVHRDLATRNCLVGQGLVVKIGDFGMSRDIYSTDYYRVRAFRLPASPSVQSVATLDPESPAETV, encoded by the exons ATGTCCCTACATTTTATGACGTTGGGTGGCAGCTCCCTGTCCCCCACTGAGGGAAAAGGCTCCGGGCTTCAAGGCCACATCATCGAGAACCCACAATACTTCAGTGATGCCT GTGTTCATCACATCAAGCGCCGGGACATCGTGCTCAAGTGGGAGCTGGGCGAGGGTGCCTTTGGGAAAGTCTTCCTCGCTGAGTGCCACAACCTGCTGCCTGAGCAGGACAAGATGCTAGTGGCCGTCAAG GCACTGAAGGAGGTGTCAGAGAGTGCCCGGCAGGACTTTCAGCGCGAGGCTGAACTGCTCACCGTGCTTCAGCACCAACACATCGTGCGCTTCTTCGGGGTCTGCACCGAGGGCCGCCCGCTGCTCATGGTCTTTGAATACATGCGGCATGGCGACCTCAACCGCTTCCTCCG GTCCCACGGGCCTGATGCCAAGCTGCTGGCTGGCAGGGAGGACGTGGCTCCAGGCCCCCTGGGTCTGGGGCAGCTGCTGGCCGTGGCTAGCCAGGTCGCTGCAGGAATGGTGTACCTGGCAGGCCTGCACTTCGTGCATCGGGACCTGGCCACACGCAACTGTCTGGTGGGTCAGGGGCTAGTGGTCAAGATCGGCGATTTCGGCATGAGCAGAGATATCTACAGCACCGACTATTACCGTGTAAGGGCCTTTCGCCTCCCCGCCTCCCCCAGCGTCCAAAGTGTCGCCACCCTGGACCCGGAGTCCCCCGCCGAGA CGGTGTAG